One region of Deltaproteobacteria bacterium genomic DNA includes:
- the cobT gene encoding nicotinate-nucleotide--dimethylbenzimidazole phosphoribosyltransferase, with translation MEDKKEVEVENDVYALAARVLPIREDLLAKAAQARLDSLTKPKGSLGRLEELAMRYVCIRGEFMPASPKKAVAVFAGDHGVVEEGVSAFPKEVTRQMVLNFLAGGAGINVLARHAGAEVRVVDIGVDWDFGAVPGLLLKKVVRGTRNMAREPAMTRQEAALCIMAGAEVARDLVSEGMGLLATGEMGIGNTTPASAITAVLCATSPREVTGRGTGIGDEALARKIRVIERALSLHRPDPADPLGVLASIGGAEIAGICGFLLGAASLRVPVVVDGFISTAGAVAAQAFSPSVTDYLFASHVSVEAGHRIQLAHLGLSPVLDLDLRLGEGTGAVLAMCLVEAGLRIYREMATFEGAGVSPESGTK, from the coding sequence ATGGAGGACAAAAAGGAAGTGGAAGTGGAAAATGACGTTTATGCCCTTGCAGCCAGGGTCCTTCCGATACGCGAGGATCTTCTTGCCAAGGCGGCCCAGGCCAGACTCGATTCCCTCACCAAGCCCAAAGGAAGCCTTGGGAGGCTCGAGGAGCTGGCCATGCGTTACGTCTGCATCCGTGGAGAGTTCATGCCGGCATCCCCCAAAAAGGCGGTGGCGGTCTTTGCTGGAGACCACGGGGTGGTGGAGGAAGGTGTCAGCGCCTTTCCCAAGGAGGTCACCCGCCAGATGGTCCTCAACTTCCTTGCAGGAGGCGCGGGGATCAACGTCCTCGCGCGCCACGCCGGGGCCGAGGTCAGGGTCGTTGACATCGGGGTGGATTGGGACTTCGGAGCTGTCCCGGGGCTTCTTCTCAAAAAGGTCGTCCGTGGGACCCGCAACATGGCGCGAGAGCCGGCCATGACCCGGCAGGAGGCCGCCTTGTGCATCATGGCCGGGGCCGAGGTGGCCCGGGATCTCGTTTCAGAGGGGATGGGCCTTCTTGCCACAGGAGAGATGGGGATCGGAAACACTACACCTGCGAGCGCCATCACGGCGGTCTTGTGCGCCACCTCCCCCCGGGAGGTCACGGGCCGGGGGACGGGGATAGGAGACGAGGCCTTGGCGCGCAAGATCCGGGTCATCGAAAGGGCGCTCTCCCTTCACCGTCCGGATCCAGCCGATCCCCTCGGGGTCCTTGCCTCAATCGGGGGGGCCGAGATAGCCGGGATCTGCGGTTTCCTCCTCGGTGCTGCGTCCCTGCGTGTACCAGTAGTGGTTGATGGATTCATCTCTACTGCCGGGGCCGTCGCTGCCCAGGCCTTCTCCCCGTCTGTCACGGATTACCTCTTTGCCTCCCATGTCTCAGTGGAGGCGGGCCACCGTATCCAGCTTGCGCATTTGGGGCTTTCCCCGGTCCTCGACCTCGATCTTCGTCTTGGAGAAGGGACTGGTGCCGTGCTCGCCATGTGTCTTGTGGAGGCGGGTCTCAGGATCTATCGCGAGATGGCCACATTCGAGGGAGCAGGCGTGTCTCCAGAGTCCGGGACGAAGTGA
- the cobU gene encoding bifunctional adenosylcobinamide kinase/adenosylcobinamide-phosphate guanylyltransferase produces the protein MERVKGEAGRREKVLVLGGARSGKSAFALSLAEDFIPEGGRGLFVATAECLDEEMEARILRHRLERGERWETIEEPVGLAEVMRREAERYPVLLVDCLTLWISNLIQRMPAAVGPAIEELVDTFSEVACPVIMVSNEVGLGIVPMDPVSRAFRDLAGRLHQGIARRASSVYFVVAGLPMKIRP, from the coding sequence ATGGAACGAGTCAAGGGGGAGGCAGGGCGAAGAGAAAAGGTACTCGTTCTCGGCGGGGCCCGCTCAGGAAAAAGCGCCTTTGCCCTTTCGCTCGCCGAGGACTTCATCCCGGAGGGGGGGAGGGGGCTTTTTGTTGCAACCGCCGAGTGCCTTGACGAGGAGATGGAGGCGAGGATCCTCAGGCATAGGTTGGAGCGCGGGGAGCGCTGGGAGACGATCGAGGAGCCTGTGGGCCTTGCCGAGGTCATGCGGCGCGAGGCAGAAAGGTACCCAGTCCTGCTCGTCGATTGCCTCACCCTCTGGATCTCTAATCTCATCCAGCGTATGCCAGCTGCCGTGGGGCCCGCGATCGAGGAACTGGTGGATACCTTTTCTGAAGTCGCCTGCCCGGTGATCATGGTCTCGAACGAAGTGGGCCTTGGGATCGTCCCCATGGATCCGGTTTCGCGGGCCTTTCGCGATCTGGCAGGCAGGCTCCACCAGGGGATTGCGCGGCGCGCCTCGTCGGTTTATTTCGTCGTGGCTGGCCTGCCCATGAAAATCAGGCCGTAA
- a CDS encoding Hsp20/alpha crystallin family protein has protein sequence MFEITPWRPFRELERIRREMDRLWGDLFTPAAPSELGWVPPVDISETKDAILVRAEIPGMDAKDIDISIVGDTLTIKGEKKQKVEEKDENYYRIECNYGTFTRTLRLPTTVDADKVQAKYEKGVLNIQLPKKEEAKPKQIEVKTA, from the coding sequence ATGTTTGAAATCACACCATGGAGACCGTTCCGCGAGCTTGAAAGGATAAGAAGGGAAATGGATCGGCTCTGGGGCGATCTATTTACCCCGGCAGCCCCTTCTGAACTCGGGTGGGTGCCGCCCGTTGACATCTCCGAGACCAAAGACGCCATCCTCGTCCGGGCAGAGATCCCCGGCATGGACGCGAAGGACATCGATATCTCCATCGTAGGAGACACCCTCACCATCAAGGGGGAGAAAAAGCAGAAGGTCGAGGAAAAGGACGAAAACTACTACCGGATCGAGTGCAACTACGGCACCTTCACCCGGACGCTGAGACTCCCGACAACAGTTGACGCCGACAAGGTACAGGCAAAGTACGAAAAGGGGGTCCTCAATATCCAGCTCCCCAAGAAAGAAGAGGCAAAACCCAAGCAGATCGAGGTCAAGACCGCCTGA
- a CDS encoding archease, with amino-acid sequence MGQKIGLPFETFEHGADIGVRGRGKTLNEAFENAARAMFSLMVEDIGAIMPKKTVHVSCASYDREGLLTAWLNALLAEASISGILFRDFTCSIEDTSATGTATGEPFDPSRHQAGVEVKGATFTELRVFEEGGIWTAQCVVDV; translated from the coding sequence ATGGGGCAGAAAATAGGACTCCCCTTCGAGACCTTTGAGCACGGCGCTGACATCGGGGTTCGTGGACGGGGAAAGACCCTCAATGAGGCATTCGAGAACGCAGCGCGTGCCATGTTTTCCCTCATGGTCGAGGACATTGGGGCGATCATGCCCAAAAAGACGGTTCATGTCTCCTGTGCGTCCTATGACAGGGAAGGACTCCTCACGGCATGGCTCAATGCGCTTCTTGCCGAGGCATCCATTTCGGGCATACTCTTTCGGGACTTCACCTGCTCCATCGAGGACACCAGCGCCACAGGAACCGCTACAGGTGAGCCTTTTGACCCGTCCCGGCATCAGGCAGGGGTGGAGGTAAAGGGGGCTACCTTCACGGAACTTCGTGTCTTCGAGGAAGGAGGGATATGGACGGCACAGTGCGTGGTGGACGTTTGA
- a CDS encoding RtcB family protein produces MDLKKLKKHAECIWEIPQKGEMRVPGFIYADEKLVSEMDEKVFEQISNVACLPGIVRAAMAMPDAHWGYGFPIGGVAAFDPDAGGIISVGGVGYDISCGVRTMTTGMTKDEITPHVNRLIDRLFEVVPSGVGSEGKIRLTPEELDDVLVGGAKWAVERGYGIPEDLAHIEEDGMLSGADPSCVSDTAKKRQHRQVGTLGSGNHYLEIQYVDEIFHEPSASGLGLRTGDVLVAIHCGSRALGHQIGTDYLQILGQAAQKYRIPIRERELVCAPIRSPEGERYYKAMACGVNCALANRQVIGHLVREVFAEILPKATIRLLYDVSHNTCKVEEHEVDGKKKRLYVHRKGATRAFGPGRTELPPSIRDVGQPVFIGGTMGTHSYIMIGIEEGERLAWSSACHGAGRAMSRHAALKKWKGAKVVSDLAHRGIIVRTASYRGAAEEAPDAYKDVTEVVDATHRAGLARMVARVRPLACIKG; encoded by the coding sequence ATGGATCTCAAAAAACTCAAGAAACACGCAGAATGCATCTGGGAGATCCCGCAAAAGGGCGAGATGCGGGTCCCAGGTTTCATCTATGCCGATGAAAAACTCGTCTCCGAGATGGATGAAAAGGTCTTCGAGCAGATCTCCAATGTCGCATGCCTGCCGGGGATCGTCCGAGCGGCCATGGCCATGCCTGATGCCCACTGGGGGTACGGTTTTCCCATCGGCGGAGTGGCGGCATTTGACCCAGACGCTGGAGGGATCATCTCAGTTGGAGGCGTGGGCTACGATATCTCGTGTGGCGTGAGGACCATGACCACCGGCATGACAAAGGACGAGATCACCCCCCACGTCAACCGTCTCATCGACCGACTCTTCGAGGTGGTCCCATCAGGGGTAGGCTCTGAAGGAAAGATCCGGCTCACACCCGAAGAACTCGACGACGTGCTCGTTGGAGGTGCAAAATGGGCGGTTGAACGCGGATACGGGATTCCCGAGGACCTCGCCCACATCGAGGAAGACGGCATGCTTTCCGGTGCCGACCCTTCATGTGTCTCCGATACGGCGAAAAAACGCCAGCACCGGCAGGTCGGGACCCTTGGATCCGGAAATCACTATCTTGAGATCCAATATGTGGATGAGATCTTCCACGAACCCTCGGCTTCTGGTCTCGGGCTCCGGACGGGAGACGTGTTGGTCGCCATCCATTGCGGTTCCAGGGCCCTCGGGCACCAGATCGGGACCGACTATCTTCAAATTCTCGGCCAGGCTGCGCAAAAATACCGGATCCCGATCCGGGAGCGCGAACTCGTCTGTGCCCCTATCCGCTCTCCCGAAGGCGAACGGTACTACAAGGCCATGGCCTGCGGCGTCAACTGCGCCCTTGCCAACAGGCAGGTGATCGGACACCTGGTGCGAGAGGTCTTTGCCGAGATCCTCCCCAAGGCGACGATCAGGCTCCTCTACGACGTGAGCCACAACACCTGTAAAGTCGAAGAACATGAGGTGGACGGCAAGAAAAAACGGCTCTATGTCCACCGAAAGGGGGCGACAAGGGCGTTTGGGCCTGGGCGCACGGAACTCCCGCCCTCCATTCGGGACGTAGGACAGCCTGTCTTCATCGGCGGGACCATGGGCACGCACTCCTACATCATGATCGGCATCGAGGAAGGGGAGCGGCTCGCCTGGAGCTCGGCCTGCCACGGCGCAGGAAGGGCCATGAGCAGACATGCAGCCCTCAAAAAGTGGAAAGGGGCCAAGGTGGTCTCTGACCTCGCACACCGGGGGATCATCGTACGGACGGCCAGTTACCGAGGCGCGGCCGAGGAGGCGCCCGATGCCTACAAGGACGTTACCGAGGTCGTGGATGCGACCCACAGGGCAGGACTTGCCCGCATGGTAGCCCGTGTAAGACCCTTAGCGTGCATAAAAGGGTGA
- a CDS encoding response regulator transcription factor, giving the protein MKVLVVEDEDDIADLIRFNLEKSGFIPHVLFEGRHMLHSVREFGPDLLVLDLMLPDSNGLDLCKRLREDPDHGHLPVIMLTAKGTEGDRIQGLESGADDYIVKPFSPKELVLRIKAVLSRTYTGATNRSPSTNGIIVKGPVTMDLDRHTVLIEGKKTDLTATEYRLLRELITHTGKVRSRETLLDKVWGYSFEGYARTVDTHIRRLRKKIGIASDLIETIRGIGYRFREES; this is encoded by the coding sequence ATGAAAGTGCTCGTCGTCGAGGACGAAGACGACATAGCCGACCTCATTCGCTTCAACCTCGAAAAATCCGGATTCATCCCCCATGTCCTTTTCGAGGGAAGACACATGCTCCACTCAGTCAGGGAATTTGGACCCGACCTCCTCGTCCTGGATCTCATGCTCCCTGATTCCAACGGTCTCGACCTGTGCAAAAGGCTGCGGGAAGACCCGGATCACGGCCACCTCCCTGTCATAATGCTGACTGCCAAGGGCACGGAAGGGGACCGGATCCAGGGGCTTGAAAGCGGAGCGGACGACTATATTGTCAAGCCATTCAGCCCGAAAGAACTGGTCCTCAGGATCAAGGCGGTTCTCTCCCGGACGTACACCGGCGCTACCAATCGGAGCCCTTCCACGAACGGAATCATCGTCAAGGGACCGGTCACCATGGATCTCGATCGCCACACGGTCCTGATCGAGGGGAAAAAGACAGACCTGACGGCTACGGAATACCGGCTACTTCGAGAGCTCATCACCCATACGGGCAAAGTGAGGTCCAGAGAAACCCTTCTTGACAAGGTCTGGGGATACAGTTTCGAAGGCTATGCCAGGACCGTAGACACCCACATCCGACGACTTCGAAAGAAGATCGGCATCGCCTCGGACCTCATCGAGACCATCAGGGGCATCGGATACCGATTCAGGGAAGAATCCTGA